In one window of Ruminococcus hominis DNA:
- a CDS encoding RNA-binding protein, with protein MQKEEQLLEKHFIDLSRQAYHRNIITYSDFLNLNEQNILHSIPKDRLYTGLIVFGGYDFAERQMAAFIPDALSLRDIKDSDIFQSEISVLHISPLNKKYSEALSHRDYLGSILNLGIERGMIGDILITDSEAIVFVKMQMQEFLTENITRIRHTSVLATIDELTDFHYSPRYEEIKGTVASVRLDSLLSVAFSSSRSKLSGLIEGGKVFVNGRLITSNAYQVKEHDIISVRGMGKFEFIETLAFTKKKRIYVLIHKYV; from the coding sequence ATGCAAAAAGAAGAACAGCTTCTGGAAAAGCACTTTATTGATTTATCCAGACAGGCATATCATCGTAATATTATTACATATTCAGATTTTTTGAATTTGAATGAACAGAATATTTTACATTCAATTCCGAAAGACAGGCTTTACACTGGGCTTATAGTTTTTGGAGGATATGATTTTGCAGAGCGTCAGATGGCAGCATTTATACCTGATGCTCTTTCTTTGCGTGATATTAAAGATTCAGATATTTTTCAATCAGAAATATCGGTTCTACATATTTCTCCTTTAAATAAGAAATACAGTGAAGCTTTGAGTCATAGAGATTATCTGGGGTCTATTTTAAATTTAGGAATAGAACGAGGGATGATTGGAGATATTCTTATTACTGATTCCGAGGCAATTGTATTTGTAAAGATGCAGATGCAGGAGTTTTTAACAGAAAATATAACTCGCATCCGTCATACGTCAGTATTAGCAACAATTGATGAATTAACGGATTTTCACTACAGCCCGCGTTATGAAGAAATAAAAGGCACTGTAGCATCAGTGCGTTTGGACAGTCTTTTATCGGTTGCATTCTCGTCTTCCAGAAGTAAATTATCAGGTCTTATAGAAGGTGGAAAAGTTTTTGTAAACGGGCGTTTGATTACTTCTAATGCATATCAAGTAAAAGAGCATGATATTATTTCTGTTCGAGGGATGGGGAAATTTGAGTTTATAGAAACACTTGCTTTTACAAAGAAAAAAAGAATTTATGTCTTAATACATAAATATGTATAG
- a CDS encoding HlyD family efflux transporter periplasmic adaptor subunit, which yields MKRKVKKTINIRHYKNKQEMNIGIVLFAFIFIYLVVTIFTYATAKRISVYEVREGSIVKDNSYTGLVIRKEQVFYADASGYVNYFQDENSKLRKGNNIYVLSHNKLNIPSGNDTEGTTLTNEEQNNLIYKIQDFNESYTNGHFSSVYSLKTEINSALHGAANQSKTSQLDAVIAGNSDVIATYPSDSDGILVLNVDGYENLTEDTLNNKNFDRSNYESTQLTDQTKIKAGDPVYKVVTDENWDVYIQLDKKTAASLAGIQYVKTRINKNNDTIWADLAIVRKGDDYYGHLTYDSAMIQYSNSRFLSVELILDDQSGLKIPRSAVIEKLFYTIPGEYLTTSGNSSSQGVMIQDGDSVKYQTVDIYYTEADGTVYLNPEAFESGTVLIKTGESGTQETYSLGDQRALKGVFCINKGYAVFKTIQILCENDDYYIIQEGTAYGLSNYDHIVQDGHSVTENEVVFQ from the coding sequence TTGAAACGAAAAGTAAAGAAAACAATTAATATCCGACATTATAAAAATAAACAGGAAATGAATATAGGAATTGTTCTTTTTGCGTTTATTTTTATTTATCTTGTTGTTACAATTTTTACATATGCAACCGCAAAAAGAATATCTGTATATGAAGTACGCGAGGGAAGCATTGTAAAAGATAATTCCTATACCGGACTTGTGATTAGAAAAGAGCAAGTATTTTATGCAGATGCAAGTGGTTATGTGAATTATTTTCAAGATGAAAATTCCAAGCTTCGAAAAGGTAATAATATTTATGTATTATCCCATAATAAGTTAAATATTCCAAGTGGAAATGATACAGAAGGCACCACGCTTACAAATGAAGAGCAAAATAATCTTATTTACAAAATACAGGATTTTAATGAAAGCTATACGAATGGACATTTTTCATCTGTTTATTCATTAAAAACAGAAATTAATTCGGCATTGCATGGTGCTGCGAATCAGTCAAAAACCTCACAGTTAGATGCGGTAATTGCCGGAAATTCAGATGTCATTGCTACATATCCAAGTGATTCAGATGGAATACTTGTGTTAAATGTAGATGGTTACGAAAATTTGACAGAAGATACTCTTAATAATAAAAATTTTGACAGAAGTAATTATGAGTCTACACAATTGACAGATCAGACAAAAATAAAGGCCGGTGATCCAGTATATAAAGTTGTTACGGACGAAAACTGGGATGTTTATATACAACTAGATAAAAAAACAGCAGCCAGTCTTGCAGGCATTCAGTATGTCAAAACGAGGATTAATAAGAATAACGATACCATTTGGGCAGATTTAGCAATTGTCAGAAAAGGGGACGACTATTATGGGCATTTAACTTATGATAGTGCAATGATTCAATATTCTAATAGTAGATTTTTGTCTGTAGAATTGATTCTGGATGATCAGAGTGGATTGAAAATACCTAGAAGTGCAGTGATTGAAAAATTATTTTATACAATTCCGGGCGAGTACCTGACGACAAGCGGAAACAGTTCTTCACAGGGAGTGATGATACAAGATGGTGACTCTGTAAAATATCAAACTGTAGATATTTATTATACAGAAGCGGATGGAACTGTTTATCTAAATCCGGAAGCTTTTGAATCTGGAACAGTTCTGATTAAGACAGGGGAGTCTGGAACTCAGGAAACATATTCCTTAGGTGATCAAAGAGCTTTAAAAGGAGTCTTTTGTATTAATAAAGGATATGCCGTATTTAAGACAATTCAAATCCTTTGCGAAAACGATGATTATTATATCATTCAAGAAGGTACAGCTTATGGCTTGAGCAATTATGATCATATTGTTCAAGACGGGCACTCTGTTACAGAAAATGAAGTAGTATTTCAGTAA
- a CDS encoding cell division protein SepF gives MGVFDKFLDIMKLNDDYDDDFYDEDEMYDDDYEEEKPHRSFFGKKHTNKEPEFEDFDAGEDIENKFTPAASSKVTPMRQPASKRGASMEVCVVKPTSVDDSREITETLLAGRTVILNLEGLDLEIAQRIIDFISGATFAISGNLQKISNYIFLVTPTNVDITGDLQDLLSGSMETSAVRGRF, from the coding sequence ATGGGAGTGTTTGATAAGTTTCTGGACATCATGAAATTAAATGATGATTATGATGATGATTTCTATGATGAGGATGAGATGTATGACGATGACTATGAAGAAGAAAAACCTCATCGTTCATTCTTTGGAAAGAAACATACTAATAAAGAACCTGAATTTGAAGATTTTGATGCTGGAGAAGATATCGAGAATAAATTTACACCTGCAGCAAGCAGTAAAGTAACACCAATGCGTCAGCCTGCATCCAAACGTGGAGCAAGCATGGAAGTATGTGTAGTAAAACCTACTTCCGTAGATGATTCCCGAGAGATTACAGAGACTTTACTTGCAGGACGTACAGTTATCTTGAATTTAGAGGGTCTGGATCTTGAGATTGCACAGAGAATTATTGATTTTATTTCCGGTGCTACTTTTGCAATCAGTGGAAATCTTCAGAAAATTTCAAATTATATTTTCCTTGTAACACCTACAAATGTTGACATTACAGGTGATTTACAGGATTTACTTAGCGGTTCTATGGAGACATCCGCTGTGAGAGGCAGATTTTAA
- a CDS encoding YggS family pyridoxal phosphate-dependent enzyme, with product MLKEQLNEVEQNIQQACDKVSRSREDVTLIAVSKTKPISVLQEAYNLGVRVFGENKVQELTEKYEALPKDIHWHMIGHLQTNKVKYIIDKVDLIHSVDSMKLAETIEKEAAKKNLIANILVEVNVAEEESKFGLKMEEVIPFIEKISVFPHIRVCGLMTIAPFVENSEENREIFTNLRKLSVDINAKNIDNVNVSILSMGMTNDYAVAIEEGATMVRVGTGIFGARNYNI from the coding sequence ATGTTGAAAGAACAATTAAATGAAGTAGAACAAAATATCCAACAGGCTTGTGACAAAGTTTCACGCTCACGAGAGGACGTAACTTTGATTGCAGTCAGTAAAACAAAGCCTATTTCAGTGCTTCAGGAAGCATATAACCTGGGAGTACGGGTGTTTGGCGAAAACAAAGTTCAAGAATTAACTGAAAAATACGAGGCACTGCCAAAGGACATTCACTGGCATATGATTGGACATTTACAGACTAATAAAGTAAAGTATATCATTGATAAAGTTGACTTGATTCATTCTGTGGATTCTATGAAGCTTGCAGAGACAATTGAAAAAGAAGCTGCTAAAAAAAATTTGATTGCAAATATTCTAGTAGAGGTCAATGTAGCAGAAGAGGAAAGTAAATTCGGACTGAAAATGGAAGAGGTAATTCCTTTTATAGAAAAAATTTCTGTTTTTCCACATATTCGAGTATGTGGACTGATGACAATTGCGCCTTTTGTAGAAAATTCTGAAGAAAATCGTGAAATTTTCACGAATTTACGCAAATTATCTGTTGACATTAACGCAAAAAACATTGATAATGTTAATGTGAGCATACTTTCTATGGGAATGACCAATGATTATGCTGTTGCAATTGAAGAAGGTGCCACAATGGTTCGTGTTGGAACAGGGATTTTTGGTGCAAGAAATTATAATATATAA
- a CDS encoding DUF378 domain-containing protein, protein MKWFDNTSLTLVIIGALNWLLIGIFRFDLVAFLFGNMSWLSRIIYTLVGLCGLYLISLYGRIGNISE, encoded by the coding sequence ATGAAATGGTTTGATAACACGTCTTTGACACTTGTAATCATTGGCGCACTAAACTGGTTATTGATTGGAATTTTCCGTTTTGACTTGGTTGCATTCTTATTTGGAAATATGAGCTGGCTTTCTCGTATCATTTATACGCTCGTAGGATTATGTGGGCTCTATCTGATTAGCCTGTATGGAAGAATAGGAAATATATCTGAATAA